The nucleotide sequence TCCCAGAGTTCAGGCTTGAGGCATTGTTGTAAGGTTGTCAGGAGGGAGGCTGGGTGGCGGGGAATAGGAAACAGGGAATGGTTTTCCAGCCTGCTGCCTGCCGCCTGCCTGCCACCTGCCGCCGCCTGACTCCGGTCTTCTGACCCCTGACCTCCCACTTCCGGCTGGTGTAACTGCCTTAAAACGTCTGTCCGTGTCACAATTCCAACCAACTGTCCGTCAGCCAGGACTGGCAGACGCCCCACGTCATAGGTCACCATAATCGTTTCAATCTCTGGGAGCGGGGTTTCGGGGGTAATGGTTTTCAGGTTGGTTGTCATGTAGCCTTTGACGGGCGCATGGCTGAACCCATGGTGCAGGGCAATGTCCAGATCTCGTCGGGAAATGACCCCAATCAATCGTCCATTCGCATCAACAACTGAAAGCCCGGAGTGCCCATAGCGCAGTAGAATCCGCTGAGCTTCATCGATCGTGGTTTCCGGGCGGATGGTCCGCACAGGGGAAGACATCAAGTCTCTGGCAAGGGGAGGATGGGGAATCTGTTCCTTGAATTGCGCCACCAATTGTTCCAGGGCTGGCTGAGGATTGACATCATGGAGATTGACCGAAGCCGCACGGGGATGCCCCCCGCCTCCCAGGGGTTTGAACAGTTCGTTGAGGTCGGTTGATTCGATCCGCGATCGCCCAATCACCGTCAGCGTGTCACTTTCACTGTGAGAATCATGACGACAGGTCGTTCCCCGGCAGTAGTGTGCCCCCAGCAGTAAGGCATCGATCTCGGTTAAATCAGTCAGACGAGATGCCAGACTGGACAAACCGGGGATAAATTCATCCACCTCCAGCAGCACCCAGGCGACAGTGTAACCGTGGACAGATTCGGTTTGCAGGTGATCGAGAGCCTCAGGCAGAAGCTCCTGGAGCCTGGGAGAAAGTCCAGGATCGATGTAATCGGCGATCGCCCGCAGGCTTGCTCCCTGCTCCATCAACCAGGCCAGTGCCCTGGCATCCCTTGCTGTGGTATGACCAAAGGTAAGTGATCCTGTATCGACATGAATTCCCAGCGCCATCACCGTTGCTTCCACTGGCGTTGGAGATATCCCCTGAGCCTGAAGTTGTTCCGTGATTAACGTGGTGGTAGACCCAATGGCTTCGATCTGTTTCCGGGTTGCCAGAATGTCTGACTCCCCATCATCTAAATGGTGGTCATAGACTGTAATCTCAACCCCAGGTAAATCAAGCCACTCTGCCGCTTTACCCAGGCGATCGCGCCGTTGCGTATCCACAACCCAAATGGAACGAATCTGGTCAGGGTTAACTGCCCGACGCTCAATCAAAGGATATTCATCTCGATGCAACGCCAGAAAGTCCCGCACCGCCGGATGCGCCCCTCCAGTCAGGACAATACGTGCCCCTGGACACAGCCGTGTTAGCCCAACCGCCGCTCCCAGGGTGTCAAAATCTGCCGTTGTGTGACAAAGGATAAGGTCCATAGGGAGAGCAGAGGAGGAAGGGGAGAGGGGAAAGGAGGGAGAAGGAAAGACAAAGTGTGTCAGGAGTCCAGGAGGTTTTATTCTTCATCCTTCGCCCTTCATCCTACCCTCCGGGAACAGCAAGCCGCCCATCCTTCATCTTTTCACTCCTCACTCCACCCTGCGGGAACGC is from Leptothermofonsia sichuanensis E412 and encodes:
- a CDS encoding CBS domain-containing protein, with the translated sequence MDLILCHTTADFDTLGAAVGLTRLCPGARIVLTGGAHPAVRDFLALHRDEYPLIERRAVNPDQIRSIWVVDTQRRDRLGKAAEWLDLPGVEITVYDHHLDDGESDILATRKQIEAIGSTTTLITEQLQAQGISPTPVEATVMALGIHVDTGSLTFGHTTARDARALAWLMEQGASLRAIADYIDPGLSPRLQELLPEALDHLQTESVHGYTVAWVLLEVDEFIPGLSSLASRLTDLTEIDALLLGAHYCRGTTCRHDSHSESDTLTVIGRSRIESTDLNELFKPLGGGGHPRAASVNLHDVNPQPALEQLVAQFKEQIPHPPLARDLMSSPVRTIRPETTIDEAQRILLRYGHSGLSVVDANGRLIGVISRRDLDIALHHGFSHAPVKGYMTTNLKTITPETPLPEIETIMVTYDVGRLPVLADGQLVGIVTRTDVLRQLHQPEVGGQGSEDRSQAAAGGRQAAGSRLENHSLFPIPRHPASLLTTLQQCLKPELWEVLTTAARHAEQRGWHLYLVGGAVRDLLLGIASVGTNPLPSLMIDDIDLVVDGFHQSADAEAGVELARSLQSFYPQARLDIHGKFQTAALLWHNDPVLDSLWVDIATARTEFYPYPAANPEVEASSIRQDLYRRDFTINALAIRLTTPRAGEILDFFGGLLDLQSRQIRVLHANSFIEDPTRIYRAVRFAVRLGFQIDAQTEGYIRHAIASGIYQQIQDRKDPKSRISAPALQTRLKAELKHILQSGYWKPALQQLADLGALQCIHPTLDLTPELWRQLRLVERWVKRVERRDGVKGTGDGGQHSDSPSLISGTPYPVPNTRYPVLPVWLLLLEVLLTYLAPEHRAPVAENLQLAADSIERMQQFESAQQDVTRTLPHCQHPSEVVKLLQRYDTTLLILIAIRSGRSLRHTIWQYLTHWSTVKPPLDGNDLKALGYKPGPRFREILDTLTAATLDSKIQNRSEAEVFLQEHFPVPINQPQSG